One Paenisporosarcina sp. FSL H8-0542 genomic region harbors:
- a CDS encoding NADPH-dependent FMN reductase, translating into MKILLIDGTIIGSKTGAILDQVKIYIEQLNSELDLEIMKLADFDHQFVDGRPLGEYNDDMRRLIREFEEADGYVLATPIFQGSIPGVLKNAFDMLHPRTMRYKPVSIVANGGTFQHHLVIENQLKPILDYFRCLVTPNYVYTTGSHFGEGNVIIDEDVHDRLRELARVFVQYVEMGKHLSKETIDQS; encoded by the coding sequence ATGAAAATTTTACTTATCGACGGGACCATTATTGGCTCCAAAACAGGTGCGATTTTGGATCAAGTGAAAATATATATTGAACAATTGAATAGTGAGCTCGATCTTGAAATTATGAAGCTGGCCGATTTTGACCATCAATTTGTCGATGGTCGACCACTGGGTGAGTACAACGATGATATGCGTCGCCTCATTCGCGAGTTCGAAGAAGCGGATGGCTACGTGTTGGCAACACCGATTTTCCAAGGATCGATTCCAGGTGTTCTGAAAAATGCATTCGATATGCTGCACCCGCGAACAATGCGGTACAAACCGGTTTCAATTGTCGCCAATGGCGGAACGTTCCAGCATCACTTGGTCATTGAAAACCAATTGAAGCCCATCCTGGATTACTTCCGTTGCCTGGTGACACCAAATTACGTGTACACAACCGGCAGTCATTTCGGTGAGGGTAATGTTATCATCGATGAAGATGTACATGATCGCTTGCGTGAACTTGCTCGCGTATTTGTGCAGTACGTCGAAATGGGCAAACACTTATCAAAAGAAACAATTGACCAATCTTAA
- a CDS encoding ATP-binding cassette domain-containing protein: protein MALLTVENLGHSFGDRTLFKDVSFRLIEGEHVGLVGANGVGKSTLMSIITGETIYDSGRVEWLPGTHYGYLDQHTRLEQGRSMRDTLRDAFLPLYKKEAEMNEITSKMGEATPEELEDLLEQMADIQDALDAGDFYTLDMKIEEIARGLGLDAIGLDRPVSALSGGQRTKVLLAKLLLEKPKVLLLDEPTNYLDEEHIGWLTNYLKNYPHCFLLISHDTEFMNGIVDVIFQLEFSKLSRFTASYEKFLELAEINKRQHIDAYEKQQDFIKKQEDFIAKNKARYSTTGRAKSRQKQLDRIERIDRPETAAKPQFGFKESRSPSRYVVEAENLLIGYDKPLLPPLSFSIERGEKIALVGMNGVGKSTLLKTMLGKVNPLGGSVRRGDFLNISYFEQEVRADNVTPIEEIWKTYPSMEQSQVRAALARTGLKNEHISRPMNSLSGGEQAKVRLCKLMMEESNWLLFDEPTNHLDIHAKEELKRAMSEYKGTIVLVSHEPDFYEGLVTKIWNVEDWFQTGVHVDDSNK, encoded by the coding sequence ATGGCATTATTGACAGTTGAAAATCTCGGTCACTCATTTGGTGACCGCACACTATTTAAAGACGTATCATTCCGCCTAATTGAAGGCGAACATGTTGGACTGGTTGGTGCAAACGGTGTAGGAAAATCTACATTGATGAGCATCATTACGGGCGAAACCATCTATGATTCTGGTCGTGTGGAATGGTTACCTGGTACCCACTACGGATATTTGGATCAGCACACTCGTTTGGAACAAGGTCGTTCGATGCGCGATACTTTGCGTGACGCGTTCTTGCCGCTTTACAAAAAAGAAGCGGAAATGAATGAAATCACTAGCAAAATGGGTGAAGCAACACCTGAGGAATTGGAAGATTTACTTGAGCAAATGGCGGACATCCAAGATGCACTTGATGCAGGTGACTTCTATACGCTTGATATGAAAATAGAAGAAATCGCACGTGGTCTTGGTCTTGATGCGATTGGATTGGACCGTCCTGTCTCCGCTCTTTCAGGTGGCCAAAGAACGAAAGTATTGTTGGCAAAACTACTTCTTGAAAAACCAAAAGTATTGTTGCTGGATGAGCCTACCAACTATCTAGATGAAGAACATATTGGCTGGTTAACGAATTATCTAAAGAATTATCCTCATTGCTTCCTGCTTATTTCGCATGATACGGAATTTATGAACGGAATTGTTGATGTCATTTTCCAACTGGAATTCTCTAAGCTGTCCCGCTTCACGGCATCTTATGAAAAATTCCTTGAGCTTGCAGAAATCAATAAACGCCAACATATCGACGCTTATGAAAAACAACAGGACTTCATTAAAAAGCAAGAAGACTTTATTGCAAAAAATAAAGCACGCTATTCAACAACTGGCCGTGCCAAGTCCCGCCAGAAGCAACTTGACCGCATTGAGCGAATCGATCGTCCGGAAACTGCTGCAAAACCTCAATTCGGTTTCAAAGAATCCCGCAGCCCTAGTCGCTACGTAGTGGAAGCTGAAAACTTATTGATTGGCTATGACAAGCCATTATTGCCGCCATTGTCTTTCTCAATTGAACGCGGTGAAAAAATTGCCCTTGTCGGGATGAACGGTGTCGGTAAATCGACATTGCTTAAAACGATGCTTGGTAAAGTGAATCCACTCGGCGGAAGCGTTAGACGTGGAGATTTCTTAAATATTTCTTACTTTGAACAAGAAGTAAGAGCGGATAATGTAACGCCGATTGAAGAGATTTGGAAAACGTATCCGAGTATGGAACAAAGCCAAGTGCGCGCAGCATTAGCACGTACTGGTTTGAAAAATGAACACATTTCTCGTCCAATGAACAGCTTGAGTGGTGGCGAACAAGCGAAAGTCCGCCTATGTAAGCTCATGATGGAAGAAAGCAACTGGTTGCTTTTCGATGAGCCGACGAACCATTTGGATATTCATGCAAAAGAAGAATTGAAACGTGCGATGAGCGAATACAAAGGCACCATCGTATTAGTAAGCCATGAACCTGACTTCTATGAAGGTTTAGTTACGAAAATTTGGAACGTGGAAGACTGGTTCCAAACGGGTGTGCACGTAGACGATTCAAACAAATAA
- a CDS encoding DNA topoisomerase III: MSKSVVLAEKPSVARDIARVLGCHKKGNGFLEGTQYIVTWALGHLVTHADPEQYDNSYKEWKLEDLPILPQPFKLVPIKQTMKQFNAVKAQLNRPDVKEVIIATDAGREGELVARWILEKAKSRKPVKRLWISSVTDQAIQKGFRELKDGRAYEHLYEAAVARAEADWVVGINATRALTVKYNAQLSTGRVQTPTLAMIAAREKQIRDFKSKTYYGLQALTKEANYTWSFGPNNQSSNFNKDQVEQVLKKLDKSKEGKIKSIQTTPKKQPAPPLFDLTELQKEGHRLFGWSAKETLSTLQGLYERHKIVTYPRTDSKHLSSDMKSTLKERIKAVDLQPYRAATNSILRSANIQPQKGVIDDARVSDHHAIIPTEESPVMQNLSDKERKLYDLIVKRFLAVFLPPYAYDQTVITLEVLGETFTAKGKTVRDEGWKRVYQDKEDDTESTLPPVQKGDTIEIRAISMTQGETKPPARFNEGTLLSAMENPSSFMAGESKDIIQTAVETGGLGTVATRADIIEKLFNSFVIEKKGKDIYTTSKGRQLLELVPEDLKSPSLTGEWEQRLTKIAKGTMKKEQFMKDMVTFSKTVVTQIKQSDQKFKHDNVTGKTCPTCGKNLLEVNGKRGKMLVCQDRECGYKKSVSMQTNARCPVCHKRMEMRGEGDGKLFVCKCGHREKLSAFEKRRESSGGAKANKKDVQKFLKQQDEPQNTAMAEALKKLLNQE; the protein is encoded by the coding sequence TTGTCAAAATCAGTAGTACTTGCAGAAAAACCATCCGTAGCACGCGATATCGCCCGCGTCCTCGGTTGTCATAAAAAAGGAAACGGCTTTTTAGAAGGAACACAATACATTGTTACTTGGGCACTTGGCCATTTGGTCACGCATGCTGACCCTGAACAATACGATAACAGCTATAAAGAATGGAAACTAGAGGATTTGCCGATCTTGCCTCAGCCATTCAAGCTGGTGCCGATTAAACAAACGATGAAGCAATTTAATGCTGTTAAAGCACAACTGAACCGACCGGACGTTAAAGAAGTCATTATTGCGACTGACGCGGGACGTGAAGGGGAACTGGTTGCACGTTGGATTTTAGAAAAAGCGAAAAGCCGTAAACCGGTGAAGCGATTGTGGATTTCTTCGGTAACGGATCAAGCGATTCAAAAAGGATTCCGTGAACTGAAAGACGGCCGAGCCTATGAACATTTGTATGAAGCAGCAGTTGCACGAGCGGAAGCCGACTGGGTGGTTGGTATTAACGCAACCCGTGCACTAACAGTGAAATACAATGCGCAATTATCGACGGGACGAGTGCAGACTCCAACTCTCGCAATGATAGCAGCACGCGAGAAACAAATTCGCGACTTTAAATCTAAAACATATTACGGTTTGCAAGCATTAACGAAAGAGGCAAACTATACATGGTCATTTGGCCCGAATAATCAGTCGAGCAATTTCAATAAGGACCAGGTCGAGCAAGTTCTGAAGAAATTGGACAAGAGCAAAGAAGGAAAGATCAAGTCCATTCAAACAACACCTAAAAAGCAACCTGCACCACCATTGTTTGACTTGACCGAACTTCAAAAAGAAGGCCATCGTCTGTTTGGCTGGTCAGCGAAAGAAACGCTGTCCACGTTGCAAGGGTTATACGAACGCCATAAAATCGTGACGTATCCACGGACGGATTCGAAGCATTTATCAAGCGACATGAAGTCGACCTTGAAAGAACGTATTAAAGCAGTAGATTTGCAACCTTACAGAGCTGCGACGAACAGTATTTTGCGTTCAGCGAATATCCAACCGCAAAAAGGAGTAATTGACGATGCAAGAGTGAGCGATCACCACGCGATTATTCCGACTGAGGAATCGCCGGTCATGCAAAATCTATCAGACAAAGAACGAAAATTATATGACTTAATCGTTAAGCGATTTTTAGCCGTTTTCCTGCCTCCTTATGCATATGATCAAACAGTCATTACACTGGAAGTGCTTGGAGAAACATTTACGGCAAAAGGAAAAACCGTCCGGGATGAAGGATGGAAACGTGTCTATCAAGACAAAGAAGACGACACAGAAAGCACGTTGCCTCCTGTACAAAAAGGAGACACGATTGAAATTCGTGCTATCTCCATGACACAAGGTGAAACGAAACCACCTGCCCGATTCAATGAAGGGACATTACTTTCTGCGATGGAGAATCCTTCGTCATTTATGGCTGGGGAGTCTAAAGACATTATCCAGACAGCAGTCGAAACGGGTGGACTTGGAACAGTGGCAACACGCGCTGATATTATTGAGAAATTATTCAATAGCTTTGTCATTGAAAAGAAAGGCAAAGATATCTACACGACTTCCAAAGGAAGACAGTTGCTTGAATTGGTCCCTGAAGATTTAAAATCCCCGTCCTTAACGGGTGAGTGGGAACAGCGATTGACGAAAATTGCAAAGGGTACGATGAAAAAGGAACAATTCATGAAAGACATGGTAACCTTTTCAAAAACGGTTGTGACGCAAATCAAACAAAGCGATCAAAAGTTCAAACATGACAATGTCACGGGTAAGACCTGTCCGACTTGTGGAAAGAATTTGCTTGAAGTAAACGGCAAACGTGGCAAAATGCTTGTATGCCAAGATCGTGAATGTGGCTACAAAAAATCGGTGTCCATGCAAACCAATGCACGTTGTCCAGTGTGTCACAAACGGATGGAAATGCGTGGTGAAGGAGATGGCAAACTGTTTGTTTGTAAATGTGGTCATCGAGAAAAATTGTCGGCCTTTGAAAAACGTCGTGAATCTTCAGGTGGAGCAAAAGCCAATAAGAAAGATGTACAGAAATTCTTGAAACAACAAGATGAACCTCAAAATACAGCAATGGCTGAAGCACTGAAGAAATTATTGAATCAGGAATAA
- a CDS encoding DNA alkylation repair protein: MTYEEVMNYLKEVGTEQTKKTFVNHGATGEFYGVKVGDMKKILKHVKKDQELALKLYDSGVSDAMYLAALAIDPKLMTKDQLQNWVKAAYWSMLSEYSVAWVASESQFAMELAREWMQSDNEMVACAGWSTYTNYLTYAGASELDLQEISRLLEVIRVGIHQAPNRVRYNMNAFVISVGGYVPELREDAQHVATEIGKVHVDMGGTACKVPLAFDYIEKVIARGEPKKKKTVRC, translated from the coding sequence GTGACATATGAAGAAGTAATGAATTATCTAAAGGAAGTTGGTACGGAGCAAACAAAGAAGACATTTGTCAATCATGGAGCGACTGGTGAATTTTACGGAGTCAAGGTAGGTGACATGAAGAAGATCTTGAAGCATGTAAAGAAAGATCAGGAGTTGGCATTGAAGTTATACGACTCAGGAGTTTCGGATGCCATGTACTTGGCGGCCCTAGCTATCGATCCAAAACTGATGACGAAAGATCAATTACAAAATTGGGTGAAGGCAGCCTATTGGTCTATGCTATCTGAGTACTCGGTCGCTTGGGTAGCGTCTGAAAGCCAGTTTGCTATGGAACTGGCTAGAGAGTGGATGCAATCCGACAATGAAATGGTTGCTTGTGCGGGGTGGAGCACATATACGAACTACTTGACCTATGCAGGAGCCAGTGAGTTAGACTTGCAGGAAATTTCTCGATTGCTGGAAGTAATAAGAGTAGGCATTCACCAGGCACCGAACCGGGTACGTTACAATATGAATGCTTTTGTTATCTCCGTTGGTGGATACGTACCGGAATTACGGGAAGATGCTCAACACGTGGCAACTGAAATCGGCAAAGTACATGTGGATATGGGAGGCACCGCCTGTAAAGTCCCACTTGCTTTCGATTACATCGAAAAAGTTATTGCGCGTGGTGAACCAAAAAAGAAAAAAACAGTGAGATGTTAA
- a CDS encoding NAD(P)H-binding protein, translating to MTLEKRTAMIAGASGLTGSQLVKFLCENETYEKVTIIVRNAISFSHPKLVTKVKNLNQVTKDDFVGVDDFFCCLGTTMKKAGSKEAFEQVDLIAPIQMGKFAQSQGAKHMLVISAMGANPESNVYYNRVKGTMEDKVSMLSLPHVSIFRPSLLTGNREEFRLGERFGEITMTLLKPAFLGPLKKYRSIEAKQVAFAMMKIALRTPSRTVAIYDSEAIAQIK from the coding sequence ATGACATTGGAAAAAAGAACTGCGATGATAGCAGGAGCTTCAGGACTTACAGGTTCACAACTCGTCAAGTTTCTTTGTGAAAACGAGACTTATGAAAAAGTCACGATTATTGTCAGGAATGCAATTTCCTTCAGCCATCCGAAGTTAGTCACGAAAGTCAAAAACCTGAATCAAGTGACCAAGGATGACTTTGTTGGGGTAGATGATTTCTTTTGCTGCTTAGGTACGACGATGAAAAAAGCGGGATCGAAAGAAGCATTTGAACAAGTGGATTTAATCGCACCCATCCAGATGGGCAAATTTGCACAATCACAAGGGGCAAAGCATATGCTGGTCATTTCGGCAATGGGGGCAAATCCTGAATCGAATGTCTATTACAACCGTGTAAAGGGAACGATGGAAGATAAAGTTTCGATGCTTTCACTTCCGCACGTTTCCATTTTTAGACCGTCATTATTGACCGGGAATCGAGAAGAATTCCGTTTAGGGGAGCGCTTTGGAGAAATCACAATGACTCTGTTAAAACCGGCTTTTCTAGGTCCTTTGAAAAAATACCGTTCGATTGAAGCGAAGCAGGTGGCATTTGCCATGATGAAAATAGCTTTGCGGACACCTTCAAGAACTGTCGCTATTTATGATTCAGAAGCAATTGCACAAATTAAATAA
- a CDS encoding glycine C-acetyltransferase: MSKVLDAFLQENLQELRDQGLYNEVDPVEGPNGAKIQVRGKELINLSSNNYLGLATNEELKRIAKETIDKYGVGAGAVRSINGTLDLHVKLEEKLAEFKGTEAAISYQSGFNCNMAAISAVMDKNDAILSDQLNHASIIDGCRLSKAKIIAFKHSDMEDLRAKAKEAQESGLYNKVMVITDGVFSMDGDIAKLPEIVEIAKEFDLITYVDDAHGSGVTGKGKGTVKHFGLEKDIDFQMGTLSKAVGVVGGYVAGKQSLIDWLKVRSRPFLFSTAVPPGDVAAITAALQMIIDSTELHDKLWDNGDYLKAGLKKLGFDIGASETPITPCIIGDEKLTQQFSKRLFEEGVYAKAIVFPTVQKGTGRVRNMPTAVHTKEMLDDALAIYEKVGKELGVIK; the protein is encoded by the coding sequence TTGTCTAAAGTATTAGATGCTTTTTTACAAGAAAATTTACAAGAATTACGTGATCAAGGTTTATACAATGAAGTCGATCCAGTAGAAGGCCCGAACGGAGCAAAAATCCAAGTTCGCGGTAAAGAACTTATCAATTTATCTTCAAATAACTATTTGGGATTGGCAACAAATGAAGAATTGAAACGCATTGCAAAAGAAACAATTGATAAATACGGTGTTGGAGCAGGTGCGGTCCGCTCGATTAATGGAACACTTGACCTTCATGTGAAGTTAGAAGAAAAGCTGGCGGAATTCAAAGGAACGGAAGCGGCAATTTCTTATCAATCAGGCTTCAACTGTAACATGGCTGCTATTTCAGCCGTTATGGATAAAAATGACGCTATTCTTTCAGATCAGTTGAACCATGCATCCATTATTGACGGCTGCCGACTATCGAAAGCCAAAATCATTGCGTTTAAGCACTCTGATATGGAAGATTTACGTGCGAAAGCAAAAGAAGCACAAGAATCAGGTCTTTATAATAAAGTCATGGTGATCACGGACGGAGTATTCTCAATGGATGGAGACATTGCGAAACTTCCGGAAATCGTGGAAATCGCGAAGGAATTTGATTTGATCACATACGTGGATGATGCACACGGATCAGGTGTTACTGGTAAAGGAAAAGGAACAGTTAAACATTTCGGATTGGAAAAAGATATCGACTTCCAAATGGGAACATTATCTAAAGCCGTGGGTGTAGTAGGCGGATATGTTGCTGGTAAACAATCATTAATCGATTGGTTGAAAGTTCGTTCACGTCCATTCCTATTCTCAACAGCCGTGCCACCAGGTGATGTTGCGGCAATTACGGCAGCATTGCAAATGATTATCGACTCAACAGAGCTTCACGACAAGCTTTGGGATAATGGCGATTATTTAAAAGCAGGTCTTAAGAAATTAGGATTCGATATCGGTGCTTCTGAAACACCGATTACTCCTTGTATCATCGGCGATGAAAAACTGACGCAACAATTCTCCAAACGACTGTTTGAAGAAGGCGTTTATGCGAAAGCGATTGTCTTCCCAACTGTACAAAAAGGGACAGGCCGTGTTCGTAACATGCCTACTGCAGTCCATACGAAAGAAATGTTGGATGATGCACTTGCCATCTATGAAAAAGTCGGTAAAGAACTTGGCGTAATTAAGTAA
- a CDS encoding SE1832 family protein: protein MTSQEIQAQIAELKMDYIRLQGDMEKLESTGHPGMVEKAEQRLANMELQLAELNKKLAAL, encoded by the coding sequence ATGACTTCACAAGAAATTCAAGCACAAATTGCCGAACTGAAAATGGATTATATACGTTTGCAAGGCGACATGGAGAAGCTGGAGTCAACTGGACACCCTGGCATGGTCGAAAAAGCCGAGCAACGTTTAGCTAATATGGAACTACAACTCGCAGAACTAAACAAAAAGCTCGCGGCGCTGTAA
- the ybaK gene encoding Cys-tRNA(Pro) deacylase, with protein sequence MAKSSKPTKTNAVRLLDQQKISYDLFEYEVSDGQIDGVSVAHKIAQPVEKVFKTLVATAGPGKVSVFLVPVDQELNLKAAAKAAGEKKVEMLPVKDLLGVTGYIRGGCSPLGMKKLFPTFIDETAKELDTMIVSAGKIGMQIHLHPTDLAYCTKGVFASLTK encoded by the coding sequence ATGGCCAAGTCTTCCAAACCAACAAAAACAAATGCAGTCCGCTTACTGGATCAACAAAAAATCAGCTATGACTTATTTGAATATGAAGTATCCGACGGACAAATCGATGGTGTTTCTGTTGCGCATAAAATTGCACAGCCGGTTGAAAAAGTATTTAAGACACTGGTTGCTACTGCAGGTCCAGGGAAAGTATCCGTTTTCCTGGTGCCAGTAGATCAGGAACTAAATTTAAAAGCAGCCGCTAAAGCTGCCGGAGAAAAGAAAGTTGAAATGCTTCCGGTAAAAGATCTGCTAGGGGTGACTGGCTATATACGCGGAGGCTGTTCACCGCTTGGAATGAAAAAGCTATTTCCCACGTTCATCGATGAAACTGCGAAAGAACTTGATACGATGATTGTCAGTGCCGGCAAAATCGGAATGCAGATTCATTTGCATCCAACTGATTTAGCATACTGCACCAAAGGGGTATTTGCTTCTTTGACCAAATAG
- a CDS encoding L-threonine 3-dehydrogenase: MKKIMITGALGQIGSELITKLREIYGADNVLATDIRKTDSPVVENGPFELLDVMDAERMHTLAKDFGADTMMHMAALLSATAEAKPLLAWNLNMGGLVNALETSRELGLQFFTPSSIGAFGPSTPKKNTPQDTLQRPTTMYGVNKVSGELLCDYYFQKFGVDTRGVRFPGLISYVTPPGGGTTDYAVDIYYKALSEGKYTSYIEQGTYMDMMYMPDALQAIVDLMEADASKLQHRNAFNVTAMSFEPEEIAASIRKHIPTFELSYDVDSVRQEIANSWPDSIDATAAKNEWGFKAKYDLDAMTADMLAKLAEK; this comes from the coding sequence TTGAAAAAAATTATGATAACCGGTGCTTTAGGTCAAATTGGATCGGAACTAATTACAAAACTACGTGAAATTTATGGGGCAGATAATGTTTTGGCGACAGATATCCGCAAAACAGATTCGCCGGTTGTAGAAAACGGGCCGTTTGAATTGCTGGACGTAATGGATGCAGAACGCATGCACACGCTAGCGAAGGATTTCGGCGCAGATACAATGATGCACATGGCAGCATTGCTATCAGCTACTGCTGAGGCTAAGCCGCTACTTGCTTGGAATTTAAATATGGGCGGTTTGGTGAATGCACTTGAAACATCTCGCGAACTAGGACTTCAATTCTTTACCCCAAGTTCTATCGGCGCATTTGGTCCTTCAACACCTAAGAAAAATACGCCACAAGATACATTGCAACGTCCAACCACCATGTACGGCGTGAACAAAGTGTCAGGTGAATTGCTATGTGATTACTATTTCCAAAAATTCGGGGTAGATACGCGTGGTGTCCGATTCCCTGGGTTGATTTCATATGTTACGCCTCCAGGTGGCGGAACGACAGACTATGCAGTAGATATATATTACAAAGCATTGTCTGAAGGGAAATACACGTCGTACATCGAACAAGGTACATATATGGATATGATGTATATGCCAGATGCACTACAAGCAATCGTCGATTTAATGGAAGCGGATGCATCGAAACTTCAGCATCGCAATGCCTTCAACGTTACGGCTATGAGCTTTGAACCTGAAGAAATTGCAGCATCGATTCGCAAGCACATTCCTACGTTCGAATTATCTTATGACGTAGATTCAGTGCGTCAGGAAATTGCCAACAGCTGGCCGGATAGCATTGATGCAACGGCAGCTAAAAATGAGTGGGGCTTCAAAGCAAAATACGATTTAGACGCAATGACAGCGGACATGCTGGCGAAATTAGCGGAAAAATAA
- a CDS encoding membrane protein, which translates to MTNTIYIRWSFFLVGLVVLSLGIAMTIRGEILGIAPWDVMHVGLFINFGLSIGIWSIVTGLLIVLATSLYSKRWPPIGTWLNMILIGVFIDMFLWLLPIVDNPIAEIGLFIAGVAIMGFGVGMYIAPNIGAGPRDSLMLILIEKTGWTVKRVRTLLELIVAVIGWLLGGPVGVGTVIIALTLGYIVHFTLPLSQKWIEKLTTVSK; encoded by the coding sequence ATGACAAACACAATTTACATACGATGGAGTTTCTTTCTAGTCGGGTTAGTAGTGCTGTCTCTTGGCATTGCGATGACCATTAGAGGAGAAATACTTGGTATAGCACCATGGGATGTTATGCATGTAGGACTTTTCATTAACTTTGGCTTATCGATTGGCATTTGGTCTATTGTAACCGGTTTATTGATCGTACTTGCCACTTCCCTCTATTCCAAGCGCTGGCCACCAATAGGCACATGGCTCAATATGATATTAATCGGAGTTTTTATCGATATGTTTCTTTGGTTATTGCCGATTGTAGACAATCCAATTGCCGAAATCGGATTATTCATTGCAGGTGTAGCAATCATGGGGTTCGGGGTTGGGATGTATATTGCGCCAAATATTGGGGCTGGGCCTCGCGATTCACTCATGTTGATTCTTATTGAGAAGACGGGGTGGACAGTCAAACGTGTCCGTACGTTACTTGAGTTGATTGTTGCAGTCATTGGCTGGCTTCTCGGAGGACCTGTAGGGGTAGGGACTGTAATCATTGCGTTGACACTCGGTTATATCGTGCATTTTACATTGCCACTATCACAAAAATGGATTGAAAAACTAACGACAGTTTCTAAATAA